From the Lolium rigidum isolate FL_2022 chromosome 2, APGP_CSIRO_Lrig_0.1, whole genome shotgun sequence genome, one window contains:
- the LOC124688678 gene encoding dehydrin DHN3-like, translated as MEYQGQHGQATNRVDEYGNPVAGHGGVIGGHGGGVGTGAKVEQKARGILHRSGSSSSSSSSSEDDGMGGRRKKGIKEKIKGKLPGGHKNQQQTAATGGAYGQPGYTGVTGTGAHGTTAPMGTYGQQGHTGVTGTGAHGTTATGGAYGQQGHTGVTGTGTHGTGEKKGIMDKIKEKLPGGHADPQHTTATGGAYGQPGHTGMTGTGAHGTTATGGAYGQQGHTGMTGTGTHVPTATGAPYVQQGHTGMAGTGTHATGEKKGIMDKIKEKLPGQH; from the exons ATGGAGTACCAGGGACAGCACGGTCAGGCGACTAACCGCGTCGACGAGTACGGCAACCCGGTGGCCGGACACGGTGGCGTCATTGGAGGGCACGGAGGGGGCGTCGGCACCGGCGCCAAGGTCGAGCAGAAGGCCCGCGGGATCCTGCACCGCTCCGGCAGCTCAAGCTCCAGCTCCAGCTCG TCTGAGGATGATGGCATgggcgggaggaggaagaagggcatCAAGGAGAAGATCAAGGGGAAGCTCCCTGGTGGCCACAAGAACCAGCAGCAAACCGCCGCAACCGGTGGCGCCTACGGGCAGCCGGGTTACACTGGGGTAACCGGCACGGGGGCGCATGGCACCACCGCACCCATGGGTACCTACGGACAGCAGGGTCACACTGGAGTGACCGGCACCGGGGCGCATGGCACCACAGCCACTGGCGGCGCTTACGGGCAGCAAGGGCACACCGGAGTGACCGGCACGGGGACGCACGGCACCGGAGAGAAGAAGGGGATCATGGACAAGATCAAGGAGAAGCTGCCTGGCGGCCACGCTGACCCGCAGCACACCACGGCGACCGGTGGCGCCTATGGGCAGCCGGGTCACACTGGAATGACAGGCACCGGGGCGCATGGCACCACGGCCACCGGTGGCGCCTATGGGCAGCAGGGTCACACTGGAATGACCGGCACTGGTACGCACGTCCCCACAGCCACCGGCGCCCCTTACGTGCAGCAGGGACACACCGGGATGGCTGGCACGGGGACGCATGCCACCGGCGAGAAGAAGGGCATCATGGACAAGATCAAGGAGAAGCTGCCCGGACAGCACTGA